The proteins below are encoded in one region of Streptomyces roseirectus:
- a CDS encoding NAD(P) transhydrogenase subunit alpha, which produces MNDLDLLTAITVFVLSVLVGVEVISKVPATLHTPLMSGSNAVHGIVVIGAMLIAAESHTWPGHVLAFVAMVFGAMNVVGGYVVTDRMLEMFRARPQAGTKAGTKAGE; this is translated from the coding sequence ATGAACGACCTCGATCTGCTCACCGCGATCACCGTGTTCGTCCTGAGCGTGCTGGTCGGCGTCGAGGTCATCAGCAAGGTGCCCGCGACCCTGCACACCCCACTGATGTCCGGTTCCAACGCGGTGCACGGCATCGTCGTCATCGGGGCCATGCTGATCGCCGCCGAGTCCCACACCTGGCCCGGTCACGTCCTGGCCTTCGTCGCCATGGTGTTCGGCGCGATGAACGTCGTCGGCGGCTACGTCGTCACCGACCGGATGCTGGAGATGTTCAGGGCCCGGCCGCAGGCCGGGACGAAGGCCGGGACGAAGGCGGGGGAGTGA